From one Actinopolyspora saharensis genomic stretch:
- a CDS encoding DUF4232 domain-containing protein — protein MVPHGRNGRNGLGLRVFAATTTLLTGALLAGCGQQADSANELSNAAGEAMGASGDSVAGAADTSTSRTRTDDSTAGERTGRSPTESSTASSPSESRESTGRTPTSTEHPPPVSRCHTGSLDGSLKRGRPGAGQRYAELTVRNTGDSTCTLYGYPGLELLDGSGSPLPTDVSRTADPGPSALRLAPDETSSAQLHWGVVPTGTDPAGSSCEPVPAGVRVTPPDETDSFRLDWNLGRVCGGDVDVTAFR, from the coding sequence ATGGTTCCCCACGGACGGAATGGACGGAACGGTCTCGGTCTCCGCGTTTTCGCGGCGACGACGACTCTGCTCACGGGAGCGCTGCTCGCCGGATGCGGACAGCAGGCCGACTCCGCGAACGAGCTGTCCAACGCGGCGGGCGAAGCGATGGGCGCGTCCGGCGACTCCGTCGCGGGAGCGGCGGACACGTCGACGTCCCGCACGCGAACCGACGACTCGACCGCCGGAGAGCGGACGGGGCGGAGCCCGACGGAGAGCTCCACTGCTTCCTCGCCCTCGGAGAGCAGAGAGTCCACCGGCAGAACTCCGACCAGCACCGAACACCCCCCTCCGGTGAGCCGCTGCCACACCGGGTCGCTGGACGGCTCCCTGAAGCGGGGCCGCCCGGGGGCCGGACAGCGCTACGCCGAGCTGACGGTGCGCAACACCGGGGACAGCACGTGCACGCTCTACGGCTACCCGGGGTTGGAACTGCTCGACGGGTCCGGATCCCCGCTGCCGACCGACGTGTCCAGGACCGCCGATCCGGGGCCCAGCGCCCTCAGGCTGGCTCCGGACGAGACCTCCTCGGCACAACTGCACTGGGGCGTCGTTCCGACCGGTACCGATCCGGCGGGCAGCTCCTGCGAACCGGTCCCGGCAGGAGTCAGGGTCACTCCTCCGGATGAAACCGATTCGTTCCGGCTCGACTGGAACCTCGGCCGAGTGTGCGGAGGGGACGTGGACGTGACGGCGTTCCGCTGA
- a CDS encoding PRC-barrel domain-containing protein, with the protein MSEAPHAQDLLGIRVHDRDGERIGRVGDVYVDDSSHRADWVTVRSGPLGMRENFAPLHGAVLSRGRLLLGFSKRQVRTAPSVDVEHGHLSNRDGHRLYEHYGVDNAEVPPPRIPESRPAAGPRARDSHARSRSCPPEAMTTPGQEHFPVPGSSPESARSGAATPPEQHHARSRTPPPEPTPDRAGDSLRDNDDRDG; encoded by the coding sequence ATGAGCGAAGCGCCGCACGCACAGGACCTGCTCGGCATCCGGGTGCACGACCGGGACGGGGAGCGCATCGGACGGGTCGGGGACGTCTACGTCGACGACAGCAGCCACCGGGCCGACTGGGTGACCGTCCGCAGCGGCCCGCTGGGGATGCGCGAGAACTTCGCCCCGTTGCACGGCGCCGTCCTCAGTCGGGGACGTCTGCTGCTCGGCTTCTCGAAGCGCCAGGTCAGAACGGCCCCGAGCGTGGACGTCGAGCACGGTCACCTCTCCAATCGGGACGGGCACAGACTCTACGAGCACTACGGCGTCGACAACGCGGAAGTGCCGCCGCCCCGGATCCCGGAAAGCCGCCCCGCTGCGGGGCCCCGGGCGCGGGACTCGCACGCCCGCAGCCGGAGCTGCCCACCTGAGGCGATGACGACACCGGGCCAGGAGCACTTCCCCGTTCCGGGCAGCTCCCCCGAATCCGCCCGTTCCGGAGCGGCGACGCCTCCGGAACAACACCACGCGCGATCCCGCACCCCGCCTCCGGAGCCCACACCCGACCGTGCCGGCGACAGTCTGCGGGACAATGACGACCGTGACGGCTGA